In the Marinomonas algicola genome, one interval contains:
- a CDS encoding efflux RND transporter permease subunit: MIEAIIRWSINNRFMVLLATFILVGAGLYSLKNTPVDAIPDLSDVQVIIKTSYPGQAPQVVEDQVTYPLTTAMLSVPGAQTVRGYSFFGDSYVYVIFDEDTDMYWARSRVLEYLSQVAPSLPGNARAQLGPDATGVGWVYLYALVDRTGQNDLSQLRSLQDWFLKYELQTVPGVSEVAPIGGMVKQYQVSVNPDKLRALNMPLNHIQNAIKRGNQEVGASVIEMAEAEYMVRASGYIQSVEDIEMIPLGVSESGTPLTIKDVADVGIGPQMRRGLADLNGEGETVGGVVVMRFGENAQKTIEGVKAKLETLKSSLPKGVEVVTVYDRSGLIDRAVENLWTKLLEEFFVVALVCMVFLFHVRSSLVAIISLPVGILTAFIVMHLQGINANIMSLGGIAIAIGAMIDGAIVMIENLHKHMEKVEMTKENRWQIVTAAATEVGPALFFSLLIITVSFVPVFTLESQEGRMFGPLAYTKTYAMAASAALAITLVPVLMGYFVRGKVLPEHKNPVNRALIAVYMPALKAVLNFPKTTILVAIAIFAIGMWPLNKLGSEFIPNLDEGDLMYMPTAYPGISIGQARQVLQQTNKLIATLPEVKTVFGKVGRAETATDPAPLTMIETFIQLKPHSEWRDGMTSDKIKQELDQLVKIPGITNAWVMPIKTRIDMLATGIKTPVGIKVAGPDLKVIQDIGLQLEKILKPVEGTASVYSERVAGGRYVNIDINRAKASRYGLNIQDVQELISSAVGGMNVTNTIEGLERYPINVRYPQEYRDSPEQLALLPIVTPNGLRIALGDIADVYVEEGPPGLKSENARLNGWTFVDIEGVDIGRYVENAQKIVADQVQLPAGYSLNWSGQYEYMQRAKEKLTYVVPLTLAIIVVLLYINFRNFFEVAIIMGTLPFAMVGSIWLMYLSGFNFSVAVGVGFIALAGVAVEIGVIMLMYLNQAWTETQSKCAEKGVLPRADTLYHAVLHGAGMRVRPVMMTAVSIIIGLLPILYGTGTGSEVMSRIAAPMVGGMVSAVVLTLLVLPAVYFIWKKSSLK, translated from the coding sequence ATGATTGAAGCGATCATTCGTTGGTCCATAAACAACCGATTCATGGTGTTATTGGCTACTTTTATTTTAGTGGGCGCTGGCTTGTATTCGTTAAAGAATACACCCGTTGATGCCATTCCTGACTTGTCTGATGTGCAGGTCATCATTAAAACCAGTTATCCAGGACAAGCGCCACAAGTTGTGGAAGATCAGGTTACGTACCCGTTGACCACGGCGATGTTGTCTGTGCCCGGTGCTCAAACAGTGCGTGGTTATTCGTTCTTTGGGGATTCGTATGTGTACGTAATTTTTGATGAAGATACCGATATGTACTGGGCGCGAAGCCGAGTGCTGGAATATTTAAGTCAGGTTGCGCCATCCTTGCCTGGTAACGCAAGGGCGCAATTGGGGCCAGATGCAACGGGTGTTGGCTGGGTGTATTTGTACGCTTTGGTCGATAGAACTGGTCAAAACGACTTGAGTCAATTGCGATCATTGCAAGACTGGTTCTTGAAGTATGAATTACAAACCGTGCCTGGCGTATCGGAAGTGGCACCCATTGGCGGTATGGTGAAGCAGTATCAGGTAAGTGTGAATCCAGATAAGTTACGCGCGTTAAACATGCCATTGAACCACATTCAAAATGCTATCAAACGCGGTAATCAGGAGGTCGGCGCGTCGGTCATTGAAATGGCTGAAGCTGAATACATGGTTCGAGCGTCTGGTTATATACAGAGCGTCGAAGATATTGAAATGATTCCGCTTGGCGTCAGTGAAAGTGGCACACCGTTGACGATCAAAGATGTTGCAGACGTTGGTATTGGCCCACAAATGCGTCGAGGGTTAGCAGATCTCAATGGTGAAGGCGAAACTGTCGGCGGCGTGGTGGTGATGCGTTTTGGTGAAAACGCACAGAAAACCATCGAAGGCGTAAAAGCGAAATTGGAAACTTTGAAATCCAGTTTGCCAAAAGGCGTTGAGGTGGTGACGGTTTATGACCGTTCTGGTTTGATTGATCGTGCCGTGGAGAATTTATGGACCAAACTGCTGGAAGAGTTCTTTGTGGTTGCATTGGTTTGTATGGTGTTTCTTTTTCATGTGCGTTCCTCTTTGGTGGCCATTATCAGTCTGCCAGTCGGTATTTTGACTGCTTTCATCGTCATGCATTTGCAGGGAATTAATGCCAATATCATGTCGCTTGGCGGTATTGCGATTGCCATCGGTGCCATGATCGATGGCGCAATCGTTATGATAGAAAACCTCCATAAGCATATGGAGAAAGTCGAAATGACCAAGGAAAACCGCTGGCAGATTGTGACCGCCGCGGCTACCGAAGTTGGCCCCGCATTATTTTTTAGCCTGTTGATTATCACCGTCAGTTTTGTGCCTGTGTTTACCTTGGAATCCCAAGAAGGGCGAATGTTTGGCCCGTTGGCCTATACCAAAACCTATGCAATGGCTGCATCGGCGGCATTAGCCATCACCCTCGTCCCTGTTTTGATGGGGTACTTTGTGCGAGGTAAGGTTTTGCCTGAGCATAAAAACCCTGTTAATCGGGCTTTGATTGCGGTGTATATGCCGGCGTTAAAAGCTGTGTTGAATTTTCCGAAAACGACCATTTTGGTAGCGATTGCTATATTCGCCATTGGTATGTGGCCGTTAAATAAGTTGGGAAGTGAGTTTATTCCTAACTTAGACGAAGGTGATTTGATGTATATGCCAACAGCGTATCCGGGGATCTCCATCGGACAAGCACGTCAGGTATTACAGCAAACCAATAAACTGATTGCGACCTTGCCAGAAGTGAAAACTGTCTTTGGGAAGGTTGGCCGTGCAGAAACCGCGACAGACCCAGCACCTTTGACGATGATCGAAACCTTTATTCAACTCAAGCCTCACTCTGAATGGCGAGACGGCATGACCAGCGACAAGATCAAGCAAGAGCTTGATCAGCTGGTCAAGATCCCTGGCATTACTAACGCTTGGGTAATGCCGATCAAAACACGAATCGACATGCTGGCAACGGGCATCAAAACCCCTGTGGGTATAAAGGTTGCAGGTCCTGATCTGAAAGTGATTCAAGATATTGGTTTGCAGCTAGAGAAAATCTTGAAACCAGTTGAGGGCACGGCATCGGTTTATTCTGAGCGTGTGGCCGGTGGTCGTTACGTCAATATAGACATTAATCGCGCGAAGGCATCGCGTTATGGGTTGAACATTCAAGATGTTCAAGAGCTTATCTCTTCGGCGGTGGGTGGCATGAATGTCACTAATACTATTGAGGGGCTTGAGCGCTATCCCATTAATGTTCGCTATCCACAGGAATATCGTGATTCACCCGAGCAATTAGCCCTTTTGCCAATCGTGACTCCGAATGGTTTACGAATTGCTTTAGGGGATATTGCTGATGTTTATGTGGAAGAAGGTCCGCCAGGATTAAAAAGTGAAAACGCGCGTTTAAACGGTTGGACCTTTGTGGACATTGAGGGTGTAGATATTGGCCGTTATGTCGAAAACGCACAAAAAATCGTAGCAGACCAAGTGCAATTACCAGCAGGTTATTCATTAAATTGGTCTGGTCAATATGAGTATATGCAACGGGCAAAAGAAAAGCTGACCTATGTCGTGCCGCTTACATTGGCCATCATTGTTGTCCTCTTGTATATCAACTTCCGTAATTTCTTCGAGGTGGCGATCATTATGGGCACCTTGCCATTTGCTATGGTGGGCAGTATCTGGCTGATGTATTTGTCTGGCTTCAATTTCTCGGTTGCGGTGGGGGTTGGCTTCATTGCGCTGGCTGGCGTGGCCGTGGAAATCGGCGTCATTATGCTGATGTATTTGAATCAAGCTTGGACTGAGACACAAAGTAAATGCGCTGAAAAAGGCGTCTTACCTCGCGCGGACACGCTTTACCATGCGGTGCTTCACGGCGCTGGCATGCGAGTTCGTCCGGTGATGATGACGGCGGTATCTATCATTATCGGCTTGCTGCCAATTTTATATGGTACTGGAACGGGATCGGAGGTGATGAGTCGAATCGCTGCACCTATGGTTGGCGGTATGGTGAGCGCGGTCGTACTGACGTTATTAGTTTTGCCTGCGGTGTACTTTATATGGAAAAAATCTTCATTGAAATGA
- a CDS encoding efflux RND transporter periplasmic adaptor subunit, with the protein MKVIGYIGVFVLGGVLSATGYHFGLQAFNAMNGEMNAGASVTKDEKAPLYWVAPMDPNYRRDKPGQSPMGMDLIPFYGDDQGSNNQGAGTVSISPEVVNNLGVRTGKVFEGVLKPDIRTVGYLAYNEDKIVHIHPRVEGWIEKSFIKFNGDSVEKGQPLFDLYSPTLVNAQEEFVFALARKDQRMINAGEERLKALQVSSSFIQALKTKRKVSQTVRFFAPQSGVIDNLGIQDGFYIKPGTTLMSIADLSEVWLDAEVFERQAHLVAVGQPVEAVMDSLPGENFASNVDFIYPTLNAKNRTLRVRIRLDNTEQLLKPDMFAHVRIETTEPGKKRLIPKEALIRGGEQNRVVLALGEGRYKSIAVETGAFGDDYVEILDGLVLGDEVVTSAQFLLDSESSKSSDFKRLNIGSKQVSMPASSTETTKTSMSSNAMSAAEPTNNVWVAARINRIDATMRMVNVNHDAITDWKWPKMTMDFELADWLTLDELSIGRDIQLEITRESSVKFMVTDYFDADTE; encoded by the coding sequence ATGAAAGTAATCGGGTATATCGGTGTATTTGTACTAGGTGGCGTTCTTTCGGCTACGGGTTATCACTTTGGTCTTCAAGCATTTAATGCTATGAACGGGGAAATGAATGCTGGTGCATCAGTCACGAAAGATGAAAAAGCACCTTTATATTGGGTGGCGCCAATGGACCCAAATTACCGTCGTGACAAGCCGGGACAATCTCCTATGGGAATGGATTTAATCCCTTTTTATGGTGATGACCAAGGTTCCAATAATCAGGGCGCTGGTACTGTAAGCATCTCGCCTGAAGTCGTCAATAACCTTGGCGTGCGAACAGGAAAAGTGTTTGAAGGCGTGCTGAAACCAGATATTCGTACGGTGGGCTATTTGGCTTACAACGAAGACAAGATTGTTCATATTCACCCTCGTGTCGAAGGTTGGATCGAAAAGAGCTTTATTAAATTCAATGGTGATTCAGTTGAAAAAGGTCAGCCTTTGTTCGATTTGTATTCACCAACCTTAGTGAATGCGCAGGAAGAATTTGTCTTTGCGTTAGCGCGCAAAGACCAGCGCATGATCAACGCGGGTGAAGAAAGGCTAAAAGCTCTGCAAGTGTCGAGCAGTTTTATCCAAGCGTTAAAGACAAAGCGCAAAGTGTCTCAAACAGTGCGATTTTTTGCGCCACAAAGCGGCGTTATTGACAACCTTGGAATTCAAGATGGTTTCTACATTAAGCCAGGCACAACTTTGATGTCGATCGCGGATTTGAGTGAGGTGTGGTTGGATGCTGAAGTGTTTGAACGACAAGCGCATCTTGTCGCGGTGGGGCAACCGGTTGAGGCTGTTATGGACTCTCTACCGGGGGAAAACTTTGCCAGTAATGTGGATTTTATTTATCCGACTCTAAATGCGAAAAACCGCACTTTGCGTGTTCGCATTCGTTTAGATAACACTGAGCAACTTTTGAAGCCAGATATGTTTGCCCATGTTCGTATTGAAACCACGGAGCCAGGTAAAAAACGATTGATTCCAAAAGAAGCTCTAATTCGCGGCGGTGAGCAAAACCGCGTGGTACTGGCATTGGGAGAAGGGCGTTATAAATCGATTGCAGTCGAAACCGGTGCGTTCGGCGATGACTACGTGGAAATTTTAGATGGCTTGGTGCTGGGTGACGAGGTCGTTACATCGGCGCAGTTTTTGTTGGATTCTGAATCCAGCAAAAGCTCGGATTTCAAACGCTTGAATATAGGCAGTAAGCAGGTGTCAATGCCTGCCAGCAGCACTGAAACGACTAAGACATCAATGTCTAGTAATGCAATGTCAGCAGCAGAACCTACCAACAATGTTTGGGTAGCTGCACGCATTAATCGTATTGATGCGACAATGCGGATGGTGAATGTGAATCATGATGCTATTACTGATTGGAAATGGCCAAAGATGACGATGGACTTTGAGTTAGCTGATTGGTTGACGCTGGATGAATTGTCAATTGGTAGAGATATTCAGCTTGAGATTACGCGGGAAAGCAGTGTGAAATTCATGGTCACTGACTATTTTGACGCTGACACGGAGTAG
- a CDS encoding TolC family protein — MAKNNFLAFCYVLQSVYCRQFLIGKTNRIASVFLLSLLPFVASAEVLSLQQAVEKAINQDDWLTSNQQKENAIRALSQGVTALPDPKINVGLLNMPTDSFDFNQEAMTQFSVSVSQMFPAGDTLRLTGEKYAVQGDQMPLMRDNRRAMLAMEVSNLWLTAYSYEESFKLVKQNRTLFEQLHEVVESSYSSAYGRAKQQDLVRSELELIKLDHRLTQLRQAKENALKKLSQYILPTMVDQNTADQDITLKTTGEPIKVTPSNILSSLSSNSLALAARLSLHPLVRIVDVQSNTAQIDKSIAEQKYKPEWGVTLGYGYRGDDLSGKDRADLASIAVSVSVPIFSSSRQDAQVKAATLQVESFLSEKQLVLNELMAKYRVLTSDINLLDQRIRLYQTKLLPSYRESAQAMLNAYTSNDGVFSDVVQARIATLNAHIELLNIRIERFKRLAELNYVMAQSEEVKLK, encoded by the coding sequence ATGGCCAAAAACAACTTTTTGGCATTCTGTTATGTATTACAGAGTGTCTATTGCCGTCAATTTTTAATCGGTAAAACGAATCGTATTGCCTCCGTTTTCCTATTGTCGTTACTGCCCTTTGTTGCGAGCGCAGAAGTGTTAAGCCTGCAACAAGCGGTGGAAAAAGCCATCAATCAAGATGATTGGTTGACTTCCAATCAACAAAAAGAGAATGCCATTCGTGCCTTAAGCCAAGGCGTGACGGCATTGCCTGATCCAAAAATCAATGTTGGTTTATTGAATATGCCAACTGACAGCTTTGATTTTAACCAAGAAGCGATGACGCAATTTAGCGTGTCGGTATCTCAGATGTTTCCGGCGGGCGATACCTTACGTTTAACAGGGGAAAAGTACGCCGTTCAAGGCGATCAAATGCCCTTGATGCGAGATAATCGTCGTGCAATGCTGGCAATGGAAGTGTCAAATCTTTGGCTAACAGCCTACAGCTACGAAGAAAGTTTCAAACTCGTGAAGCAAAATAGAACCTTGTTCGAACAACTTCATGAGGTAGTGGAAAGTAGTTATAGCTCGGCGTACGGGCGAGCTAAACAGCAAGATTTAGTTCGCTCTGAACTGGAGTTGATTAAGTTAGATCATCGCCTTACGCAGCTTCGCCAAGCGAAAGAAAATGCACTGAAAAAATTGTCCCAATATATTCTTCCTACCATGGTTGATCAGAACACAGCTGATCAAGATATCACCCTGAAAACAACGGGTGAACCCATTAAGGTAACCCCGTCTAATATCCTTTCGTCGCTTTCATCGAATTCATTGGCATTGGCGGCTCGCCTGAGCCTGCATCCGTTGGTTCGAATTGTCGATGTTCAATCCAATACCGCGCAGATAGATAAATCGATTGCCGAGCAAAAGTACAAACCAGAATGGGGCGTTACCTTGGGTTACGGTTATCGCGGCGATGATCTAAGCGGCAAAGATCGAGCCGATCTGGCGTCGATTGCGGTGAGTGTCAGCGTGCCAATCTTTTCGTCTAGTCGACAGGATGCTCAGGTGAAAGCCGCGACCTTACAAGTCGAGTCTTTTCTTTCTGAAAAGCAGCTTGTGCTGAATGAACTCATGGCGAAATATCGTGTTCTGACATCTGATATTAACTTGCTAGATCAACGAATTCGTCTTTATCAAACCAAGTTACTTCCTAGTTACAGAGAAAGTGCGCAAGCCATGTTGAATGCTTATACCAGCAATGATGGTGTTTTCTCGGATGTAGTTCAGGCGCGCATCGCTACATTAAATGCACATATTGAATTATTAAATATTCGTATCGAGCGCTTCAAGCGCTTAGCCGAATTGAATTATGTAATGGCACAAAGTGAAGAGGTGAAACTCAAATGA
- a CDS encoding DUF4113 domain-containing protein — protein sequence MANHAAKKYPATGSVVDLMDPDRQKRLLALAEVGDVWGVGRRTTAKLKARGIHTALDLANADAKAMRSEFSVVLERTIRELNGVSCLDLECIRPTKQQIICSRSFGHKVTEKQELREVIAKYTTRAAEKLRGEKRLCRVVSVFIRTSPHIKNEPFYSKTLSVELPNPTDDTRDLLEVTKVIFRRIWRAGYRYMKAGVMLADFYEHGVFQQDLFRVDNNKVNSKALMTVVDNINQSGLGNIFFASQGVSPQWSMKRDHLSPAYTTKWEDLPNVY from the coding sequence TTGGCCAACCATGCGGCGAAGAAGTATCCGGCAACCGGTTCGGTGGTGGATTTGATGGACCCTGATAGACAAAAGCGCTTGCTGGCTTTGGCGGAAGTGGGTGATGTGTGGGGTGTCGGTCGTCGAACTACAGCAAAGCTAAAGGCGAGGGGGATCCATACGGCGTTGGATCTTGCTAACGCGGATGCAAAGGCGATGCGGAGCGAGTTTTCTGTGGTGTTGGAGCGAACGATTCGTGAGTTAAATGGTGTGTCTTGTTTAGACCTGGAGTGCATAAGACCAACAAAGCAGCAGATTATTTGTAGTCGATCGTTTGGGCATAAGGTGACAGAGAAACAAGAATTAAGAGAAGTGATTGCTAAATACACAACCCGCGCGGCAGAGAAGTTACGAGGGGAAAAACGCCTTTGTAGAGTCGTGAGTGTGTTTATCCGTACTAGCCCACATATTAAAAACGAACCTTTCTATTCGAAAACTTTATCAGTCGAACTGCCCAACCCAACGGATGATACGCGAGATTTATTGGAAGTTACCAAAGTGATATTTAGACGTATTTGGCGTGCTGGCTATCGATACATGAAAGCCGGTGTCATGCTGGCTGATTTCTACGAACACGGTGTGTTTCAACAAGACTTATTCCGAGTCGACAATAATAAGGTCAATTCAAAAGCCTTAATGACCGTAGTGGATAACATCAACCAAAGCGGCCTCGGCAACATCTTCTTCGCCTCACAAGGCGTATCACCACAATGGTCCATGAAGCGAGACCATCTATCGCCTGCGTATACGACGAAGTGGGAGGACTTACCCAACGTGTATTAA
- a CDS encoding IS5 family transposase, with product MMNQLSFADTEFTSKRRKTRKELFLGRMDELIPWQQLEAQMEPFYPKAGNGRRPYPLSTMLRIHFMQNWYNMGDPAMEDALYEITSMRLFAGLSLEGAIPDHTTIMNFRHLLEKHKLGRKLFKEVHKWLSDSGIYFKEGTIVDATIIEAASSTKNKAKSRDPKMHQTKKGNQWFFGLKAHIGVDAKRGLVHSFTTTSANEHDLNQITELMHGDETFVSADSGYRGVEKREETKNKTLDWLIAEMPSKVREWKKHPRINKKSINTEYIKASIRAKVEHPFRILKCQFGFRKVVYNGLSKNDNKLAVLFALGNILRVDQMIRSARG from the coding sequence ATCATGAACCAGCTTTCCTTCGCCGACACCGAATTTACCAGCAAACGCCGCAAGACTCGCAAAGAACTCTTTCTTGGTCGCATGGATGAATTGATTCCTTGGCAGCAGCTTGAAGCCCAAATGGAACCCTTCTATCCAAAAGCAGGTAACGGACGTCGCCCATATCCTTTGTCTACCATGTTGCGCATTCACTTTATGCAGAACTGGTACAACATGGGAGACCCTGCAATGGAAGACGCTCTTTATGAGATTACCTCTATGCGGCTTTTTGCTGGATTATCCTTAGAAGGTGCGATACCTGATCACACAACTATTATGAATTTCAGGCATTTACTGGAAAAGCATAAGCTTGGACGAAAACTATTTAAAGAAGTCCACAAGTGGCTATCAGACTCAGGTATTTACTTCAAAGAAGGCACCATCGTTGACGCGACTATTATTGAAGCCGCTAGCTCGACCAAAAATAAAGCCAAATCACGTGATCCAAAAATGCACCAAACTAAGAAGGGAAACCAATGGTTCTTTGGATTAAAAGCACATATTGGAGTCGATGCTAAACGTGGCTTGGTGCATAGTTTCACCACCACTTCTGCCAATGAACATGACCTAAACCAGATCACTGAGCTCATGCATGGCGATGAGACGTTTGTCTCTGCTGACTCAGGCTACCGTGGCGTAGAAAAACGTGAGGAAACCAAGAATAAGACGTTGGACTGGTTGATTGCGGAGATGCCAAGCAAGGTTCGGGAATGGAAGAAGCATCCCCGTATTAATAAAAAGTCCATTAACACTGAGTACATAAAAGCGAGCATCAGAGCAAAAGTAGAGCATCCGTTTCGGATACTGAAGTGCCAGTTTGGCTTCCGCAAAGTGGTCTATAATGGTCTATCAAAAAATGATAATAAGCTCGCGGTGCTGTTTGCACTGGGAAACATATTGCGAGTGGATCAGATGATCAGGTCTGCACGGGGTTAA